A genomic window from Anthocerotibacter panamensis C109 includes:
- a CDS encoding DUF2996 domain-containing protein produces MTAERPPKKTAAPVDLSEFLKSDLAPLLEKEMRAAGCADLQVEVGPNFITARWDAKDNSQFTLYFDEGTPEGRKSLVYSRGGKGEVVQSFMPPERGFTKVDSTMIVALLLLKFSTTQTWIKSTAPSPSTTA; encoded by the coding sequence ATGACCGCCGAACGCCCACCCAAAAAAACCGCCGCCCCTGTCGATCTGTCCGAATTTTTAAAAAGTGATCTCGCCCCGCTCTTAGAAAAAGAGATGAGAGCGGCGGGGTGCGCTGACCTACAGGTTGAGGTTGGCCCTAATTTCATCACTGCTCGTTGGGACGCCAAAGATAATAGCCAATTCACGCTCTATTTTGACGAGGGCACCCCGGAGGGCCGCAAGAGTTTGGTCTACAGCCGGGGCGGCAAGGGTGAGGTAGTTCAGAGCTTCATGCCTCCTGAGCGTGGTTTCACCAAAGTGGATAGCACGATGATCGTTGCGTTGCTCTTGCTGAAGTTTTCCACTACGCAGACTTGGATTAAAAGTACTGCGCCTTCTCCCTCTACTACGGCCTGA
- a CDS encoding DUF3120 domain-containing protein — protein MLTTLTSKRRHVNLHSWGFWASAFLVSIPVFFQAPLVRTAPQLSLGLTLFWLGLSYMLRLRSGTRLWGSLLFGFTLSWWCGSLYWGWLRFDPVWHLPIEALGFPLALLALRHFRAGAYFYAGSFVGTALTDLYIWSVDLTPWWVRMMRDESPQNLSVVMNGALTQMHSLPGVLWAVAISGVLLVSGMIGLRKRNIYALTFAGAVLSTLFVDALFWAGSMFLAGQ, from the coding sequence TTGCTCACCACCCTCACCTCGAAACGCAGGCATGTCAACCTCCACTCCTGGGGCTTCTGGGCGTCAGCCTTCCTGGTGAGTATCCCGGTCTTTTTTCAAGCCCCCCTAGTCCGCACCGCTCCTCAGTTGAGTCTGGGGTTGACCCTGTTTTGGTTGGGGTTGAGCTATATGCTGCGCTTGCGCTCAGGGACACGGCTGTGGGGGAGTTTGCTTTTTGGTTTCACCCTGAGTTGGTGGTGTGGTTCGCTCTACTGGGGCTGGCTTAGGTTTGACCCGGTCTGGCATCTTCCGATTGAGGCGCTGGGTTTTCCTTTAGCCCTATTGGCCCTCAGACATTTTCGGGCGGGTGCTTATTTCTACGCAGGCTCCTTCGTCGGGACAGCCCTAACTGACCTCTACATCTGGTCGGTTGATCTCACTCCCTGGTGGGTACGCATGATGCGTGATGAGAGCCCCCAAAACCTCTCGGTGGTAATGAACGGAGCCCTGACGCAGATGCATTCCTTGCCCGGAGTCCTCTGGGCGGTAGCCATAAGTGGGGTCTTGCTGGTGAGCGGCATGATTGGTCTGCGCAAACGAAATATTTACGCCCTCACTTTTGCCGGTGCGGTCTTGAGTACCCTTTTTGTCGATGCCCTTTTTTGGGCCGGTTCCATGTTTCTGGCTGGACAATAG
- a CDS encoding SDR family NAD(P)-dependent oxidoreductase, whose protein sequence is MNRWTINLVLTLAGMGMVFTACKRWFTYDLRGRVVLVTGGSRGLGLALARALAQEGARLALCSRNPEALAEAKRVLGALGAEVFTQVCDVTDPAQVHALVQSVQTQLGPIEVLINNAGVISVGPAVATCLEDYEQLMQTNFWGPLYTTLAVLPQMRARKAGRIVNIASIGGKVSLPHLVPYSSSKFALVGLSQGLREELAQDGVVVTTVCPGVIQTGTTAQQIYRGQAEKEEAWFTWSSNSMLTGIPLEEAARQILQALKSGQAELVFALPVQVLERCHALFPELTIGLLSWVNRLLPKAEPSEVVERTPTGDKATV, encoded by the coding sequence ATGAATCGATGGACCATCAATCTCGTGCTGACCCTCGCGGGGATGGGAATGGTGTTTACTGCCTGCAAGCGCTGGTTCACCTACGATCTGAGGGGTCGCGTGGTCCTTGTCACGGGGGGGTCGCGGGGGTTGGGGCTTGCTCTAGCGCGAGCCTTAGCCCAAGAGGGAGCCCGCTTGGCGCTCTGTTCTCGCAACCCGGAAGCATTAGCCGAGGCGAAGCGGGTGCTAGGTGCGCTTGGGGCGGAGGTTTTCACCCAGGTCTGCGACGTGACCGATCCCGCCCAAGTACATGCTCTAGTCCAGTCCGTCCAGACCCAACTTGGCCCGATAGAGGTTCTCATCAATAATGCCGGGGTGATCAGCGTTGGCCCCGCGGTCGCAACGTGTCTGGAGGACTACGAGCAGCTCATGCAGACCAATTTTTGGGGTCCCCTCTATACGACCCTAGCCGTCCTGCCTCAGATGCGTGCCCGCAAAGCTGGACGCATCGTCAATATCGCTTCGATTGGAGGGAAGGTGAGCCTCCCGCATTTGGTACCCTACAGTTCCAGCAAATTTGCCCTAGTTGGGCTCTCGCAAGGGCTGCGCGAAGAATTGGCACAGGATGGGGTGGTCGTAACCACAGTATGTCCAGGGGTCATTCAGACCGGAACAACCGCCCAACAAATCTATCGCGGGCAGGCCGAAAAGGAAGAGGCTTGGTTCACATGGAGTTCTAACTCAATGCTCACAGGTATACCGCTGGAGGAGGCAGCCCGCCAGATCCTCCAGGCGCTCAAGAGCGGTCAGGCGGAGCTTGTATTCGCTCTCCCGGTTCAGGTTTTAGAGCGCTGTCACGCCCTCTTCCCGGAGCTGACTATCGGTCTACTGAGTTGGGTCAACCGCCTGCTTCCTAAGGCAGAGCCCAGTGAGGTGGTCGAGCGTACCCCAACCGGTGACAAGGCTACAGTTTGA